One Psychrobacillus glaciei genomic region harbors:
- a CDS encoding YhzD family protein, whose product MKTYKFTAFEPTGKLIVEETWSFENDDEAKKKGETAIEEKGLLETTHRLVNSSGKLVLFHV is encoded by the coding sequence TTGAAAACATATAAATTTACTGCATTTGAACCAACTGGGAAGCTGATTGTGGAAGAGACTTGGTCATTTGAAAATGATGACGAAGCAAAGAAAAAAGGCGAAACGGCAATTGAAGAAAAAGGTTTACTTGAAACAACCCATCGTTTAGTAAATAGTTCAGGAAAACTTGTGTTATTTCACGTTTAA
- a CDS encoding anti sigma factor C-terminal domain-containing protein, translated as MMWNEEKAEKIIEKYKNRFSLRLTFKIIRVTVAIFLLYSIYMILLSILYEASNIGERTEYYQKLAIDWTSPDLSIGAARSSSNEITPFLTQKIEFPLEKRIGSEDYVVSQLKLRKTFITAFTHVEIEKSYPYNSMKRGFYFDLPYHPNYGSKLDGSDYPGTWNTLEKIDEGNVAELAFSTEEYYSPKEIVQLLSPYDLDIVWMPLYMGEMKKFTEGGWGGGGNSMSLYPSWGLSGARITDADFNSNSLVTKLDVNSVEESQQAMLDNMQMMLKGNKKLAEVLLDTSHLQERYHYLNEEGFQAYGAVVTGPVKELLKLKELKEIRSVQLGEITYWNWNE; from the coding sequence ATGATGTGGAATGAAGAGAAGGCAGAAAAAATTATTGAAAAATATAAAAATCGGTTTTCTTTAAGATTAACTTTTAAGATAATACGTGTGACTGTTGCTATTTTCCTTTTATATTCTATATATATGATTTTACTGTCCATTTTATATGAAGCTAGCAATATTGGTGAGCGAACTGAATATTATCAAAAGCTGGCAATTGATTGGACTAGTCCGGATTTATCTATTGGAGCTGCACGGAGTTCCTCCAATGAAATTACACCGTTTTTAACACAGAAAATAGAGTTTCCACTTGAAAAAAGAATAGGTAGCGAAGATTATGTTGTTTCACAATTAAAATTGAGAAAAACATTTATTACTGCATTTACACATGTAGAAATAGAGAAAAGTTATCCATACAATTCAATGAAGCGAGGATTTTATTTTGATTTACCTTATCATCCGAACTATGGTAGTAAATTAGATGGAAGTGACTATCCTGGTACTTGGAATACTTTGGAGAAAATTGATGAGGGAAATGTAGCTGAGTTGGCATTTTCAACAGAAGAGTATTACTCTCCAAAAGAAATAGTGCAGCTCTTATCTCCATACGATCTAGATATCGTTTGGATGCCTTTATATATGGGGGAAATGAAGAAATTCACTGAAGGGGGTTGGGGTGGAGGCGGTAATTCAATGAGTTTATACCCATCCTGGGGATTGTCAGGGGCAAGGATTACTGATGCTGATTTTAATAGTAACTCTTTAGTGACAAAGTTGGATGTAAATTCTGTAGAAGAAAGTCAACAAGCAATGCTCGACAATATGCAAATGATGCTCAAAGGGAATAAAAAACTAGCGGAAGTATTGCTAGATACAAGTCACCTACAAGAAAGATACCACTATTTAAATGAAGAAGGATTCCAAGCTTATGGAGCAGTTGTAACTGGCCCTGTAAAAGAGTTATTGAAATTAAAAGAATTAAAGGAAATTCGTAGTGTTCAATTGGGAGAAATCACTTATTGGAACTGGAATGAATAG
- a CDS encoding sigma-70 family RNA polymerase sigma factor codes for MKKTRHDELEAVYLAFAKPLYFYLLKLTGSDIMAEELVQETFYRATLSLDLYEGRQVKTWLFKVARNAYMDEWRKRRRWGWIPFYNHLSNSTDFISPYGVPEDGLLVKEVADEVKNILELLPENYRTILYLREYEQFTYEELAKTLDISLDQVKVNLYRARQRFKQLAEKLGKDFERGDRYDVE; via the coding sequence TTGAAGAAAACCAGGCACGACGAGTTAGAAGCAGTGTATTTAGCTTTCGCCAAGCCTCTCTACTTTTATTTATTGAAATTAACTGGCTCCGACATAATGGCGGAAGAGCTTGTGCAAGAAACGTTTTATAGAGCAACTTTATCATTGGATTTATATGAAGGTAGGCAAGTAAAAACCTGGTTGTTTAAAGTAGCACGCAATGCATATATGGATGAATGGCGCAAAAGAAGGCGGTGGGGGTGGATTCCTTTCTATAATCATCTCTCCAATTCTACCGATTTTATTAGTCCTTATGGTGTTCCAGAGGATGGATTACTCGTAAAGGAGGTTGCAGATGAAGTAAAAAATATATTGGAACTGCTCCCTGAAAATTATCGAACCATTCTTTATTTGAGAGAGTATGAACAATTTACATATGAAGAACTTGCCAAAACGTTGGATATTTCTTTAGATCAAGTAAAAGTGAATTTGTACCGTGCGAGGCAACGTTTTAAACAGTTAGCAGAGAAGTTAGGAAAAGATTTTGAAAGAGGTGACAGATATGATGTGGAATGA
- a CDS encoding enoyl-CoA hydratase — protein sequence MYKTLLLEKEERVATLTLNRPDAMNSMNEVMMKELADCLESIKNDNSIQVLLLKGEGRAFSAGGDIKAMMDTENPFHMEDVMVELGRIAKTLYSLPQITIASVHGAAAGLGLSIVLGCDIVIAEENSKLAMNFIGIGLVPDGGGHFFLKERIGIPKAKQLIWEGEIFKGVEAKAIGLVDVIASDGLGWVTARSYAQRLLESPLAAMIATKEILHATQIKELEWMLEKEALKQTAMRQTSDHLEGINAFVEKRKPEFRGE from the coding sequence ATGTATAAAACTTTACTGCTAGAAAAAGAAGAACGTGTGGCAACACTAACATTAAATCGTCCAGATGCAATGAATTCAATGAATGAAGTGATGATGAAAGAACTTGCGGATTGTTTGGAGTCTATTAAGAATGACAATTCCATTCAAGTCCTTCTGTTAAAAGGAGAGGGGCGCGCATTTTCTGCTGGTGGAGATATTAAGGCAATGATGGATACAGAAAATCCATTTCATATGGAAGATGTCATGGTAGAACTAGGTAGAATTGCGAAGACATTATATTCTCTACCTCAAATTACGATTGCTTCTGTTCACGGAGCAGCGGCAGGACTGGGACTTAGCATCGTCCTTGGATGCGATATAGTTATCGCAGAAGAAAATAGCAAGCTTGCAATGAATTTTATTGGAATTGGGCTTGTCCCTGACGGAGGTGGTCATTTCTTCTTAAAGGAAAGAATAGGTATCCCAAAAGCAAAACAACTAATATGGGAAGGTGAAATATTTAAAGGGGTAGAAGCAAAAGCAATAGGATTAGTGGATGTAATTGCATCGGATGGATTAGGTTGGGTAACGGCTCGGTCTTACGCACAAAGATTATTAGAATCTCCTCTTGCTGCAATGATTGCTACAAAAGAAATTTTACATGCTACTCAAATAAAAGAATTAGAATGGATGTTGGAAAAAGAAGCGCTTAAACAAACAGCAATGCGTCAAACATCAGATCATTTAGAAGGAATTAATGCCTTCGTTGAAAAGCGTAAGCCTGAGTTTAGAGGAGAGTAA
- a CDS encoding YlbF family regulator — protein sequence MINIYDDINKLEATLRQTNEFSHVKAAVESVKVDEEALALFQSFRKIQLSLQEKQMKGEEISGEEIEYAQKTAQLAQGNEKISQMLQAEMALSQIIEEVNRVLIKPVQELYEGI from the coding sequence ATGATCAATATTTATGATGATATTAATAAGTTAGAAGCAACACTACGCCAAACGAATGAATTTTCTCATGTAAAAGCTGCTGTTGAATCTGTCAAAGTAGATGAAGAGGCATTAGCATTATTCCAAAGCTTCCGTAAAATTCAATTATCCCTTCAAGAAAAGCAGATGAAAGGCGAAGAAATTTCTGGTGAAGAAATAGAATATGCACAAAAAACTGCTCAGCTTGCTCAAGGAAATGAGAAAATTTCACAAATGCTTCAAGCTGAAATGGCTCTAAGTCAAATAATTGAAGAAGTAAATCGTGTGTTAATTAAACCAGTGCAAGAACTATATGAAGGCATATAA
- a CDS encoding DUF445 domain-containing protein: MGFLWTIVFMAVVGAAIGAVTNHLAIKMLFRPHEAKYIGSWRIPFTPGLIPKRRDELAKQLGNTVINHLLTPDIFKRKYFNEEMQDKATKLIVRQLNEKVLLSDKTIADWLKLGGIENIATMANKKIDEQVDIQFVQLKSRFEHESIRQLAPADWQLKADSKVGEIVSYILLKGEDFFESEEGKMTVKNLIDDFLSTKGTLGSMIQMFVGESSSLAGKVQPEITKFLKAPGTKNMLENIVRNEWEKLKDRPIVEMMDGFDFEPIIKNVKTYLTKQLAIEDRLSHSLVHYFPEVTDWTQTILVPKLTSFAFMEAEAKLEEVLHKMKLEDMVKEQVDSFPVARLEDIVLGISKREFKMITVLGGVLGGLIGVIQGLIVFITG, translated from the coding sequence ATGGGTTTTTTATGGACGATTGTATTTATGGCAGTAGTCGGTGCAGCTATTGGGGCAGTTACTAATCATTTAGCAATAAAAATGCTTTTTAGACCACATGAAGCAAAATATATTGGATCTTGGCGGATTCCTTTCACACCAGGGTTAATCCCAAAAAGACGTGATGAACTTGCCAAGCAATTAGGAAACACAGTAATAAATCACTTATTAACTCCCGACATATTTAAACGAAAATATTTTAATGAAGAAATGCAAGATAAAGCGACAAAATTAATCGTTCGACAATTGAATGAAAAAGTTCTTCTTTCCGACAAGACAATTGCTGATTGGTTAAAGCTTGGTGGAATTGAAAACATTGCAACAATGGCAAATAAAAAGATTGATGAGCAAGTGGATATTCAATTTGTGCAATTAAAAAGCCGTTTTGAACATGAATCCATCCGTCAACTAGCTCCAGCAGATTGGCAACTGAAGGCGGATAGTAAGGTAGGAGAAATTGTTTCTTATATTCTTCTAAAAGGGGAAGACTTTTTCGAGTCCGAAGAAGGAAAAATGACCGTAAAAAATTTGATTGATGATTTCCTATCTACAAAAGGAACCCTTGGAAGCATGATTCAAATGTTTGTCGGCGAATCATCCTCACTTGCCGGAAAAGTTCAGCCGGAAATTACAAAGTTTTTAAAAGCACCAGGGACTAAAAATATGTTAGAAAATATTGTCCGAAATGAATGGGAAAAACTGAAAGATCGACCAATTGTGGAAATGATGGACGGTTTTGATTTTGAACCGATTATTAAGAATGTGAAGACATATTTAACTAAGCAGTTGGCAATAGAAGATCGATTAAGTCATAGTCTAGTTCATTATTTCCCAGAAGTAACTGATTGGACACAAACAATATTAGTTCCAAAACTAACTTCATTTGCATTTATGGAAGCAGAGGCAAAGCTAGAAGAGGTATTGCACAAAATGAAATTAGAAGATATGGTAAAAGAACAAGTCGATTCTTTCCCAGTAGCACGTTTAGAAGATATCGTACTTGGCATTTCGAAACGAGAGTTTAAAATGATTACTGTACTAGGCGGAGTTCTTGGAGGTCTTATTGGGGTTATCCAAGGATTAATCGTCTTTATTACAGGCTAA
- a CDS encoding ferritin-like domain-containing protein: MFVEKLEKAIQNEYADYHYYKDMYNLTDDQYWQDFIQHVFEDEKSHYEMFQQLYYMLTGTFVQNLERREPCMDLKACAKDAVRDELETAEMYKEMLLQIPIQQAYAPLFVAMHDETEHAIRFSMMYNAL; encoded by the coding sequence TTGTTTGTTGAGAAACTAGAGAAAGCAATTCAAAATGAATATGCTGATTATCATTACTATAAAGATATGTATAATTTAACGGACGACCAATACTGGCAAGACTTTATTCAGCATGTATTTGAGGATGAAAAAAGCCATTATGAAATGTTTCAACAACTCTATTATATGCTGACGGGGACGTTTGTTCAAAATCTAGAAAGACGAGAGCCTTGTATGGATTTAAAAGCATGTGCCAAAGATGCAGTTAGAGATGAGTTAGAAACTGCGGAAATGTATAAAGAAATGTTGCTCCAAATACCGATTCAGCAAGCGTATGCACCACTGTTTGTTGCAATGCATGACGAAACAGAGCATGCCATTCGCTTTTCGATGATGTATAATGCGTTGTAA
- a CDS encoding YheE family protein — protein sequence MLQHFSFKPLFENKQLPGWSLSFFYKQTRYTGEYEADGTIKWLGEIPADEETVKKMIHELMLFHVYD from the coding sequence TTGTTACAACATTTTAGCTTTAAACCACTATTTGAAAATAAGCAATTACCAGGTTGGTCTCTTTCGTTCTTCTATAAACAAACTAGATATACTGGTGAATATGAAGCGGATGGTACGATTAAGTGGCTTGGCGAAATACCGGCAGATGAAGAAACCGTTAAAAAAATGATTCATGAATTGATGTTGTTTCATGTATATGACTAG
- a CDS encoding MFS transporter produces MQWLQNWKTKIASFNKNIRLFMLANILIQIGMGVFSVMYNLYIKELGFPETVNGSVISMTSLATAIMLIPAGFLSDRFGRKGMIILGTIVTVFTLFYRSIEVSEHSLVYAAFFTGLFMALVQVSGVPFLAENSNASERMHLFSIHFSLMTIASVVGSLGGGIIADALHVYVAMSILDSIKWVLILGTIIFAFGLYPLFKLKPTVKAKEIETKKVEKELPSNFKRNITIIVLFGFANLLIGTGSGLVIPYLNLYFSNRFDASNSYVGLILSLGSAMTAVAMLMGPALVKKVGQVRALVIFQLLSIPFLFLTGYTTSLVVASIGFLLRQALMNAGNPIQSAIAMDLVHDKYKGLANSVNQMVFNLGWATMGPVSTGLVMAYGFYWGYAYTFTITGILYIIASTYFYILFGRKKIGTV; encoded by the coding sequence ATGCAATGGCTACAAAATTGGAAAACAAAAATAGCTTCGTTCAATAAAAACATCCGCTTATTCATGCTAGCAAATATTCTCATTCAAATTGGAATGGGCGTTTTTTCAGTTATGTACAATTTGTATATTAAAGAGCTAGGGTTTCCAGAAACGGTGAACGGGAGTGTAATCTCGATGACTTCGCTTGCAACCGCAATTATGTTAATTCCTGCAGGGTTTTTAAGTGATCGATTTGGACGTAAAGGCATGATTATTCTTGGGACAATAGTGACGGTTTTCACGTTATTTTATAGAAGTATTGAAGTAAGTGAACATTCACTTGTATATGCTGCTTTTTTCACAGGTCTTTTTATGGCACTTGTTCAAGTATCGGGCGTTCCATTTCTTGCCGAAAACTCGAATGCTAGTGAACGCATGCACTTGTTTAGTATTCATTTTTCGTTGATGACGATTGCAAGTGTTGTAGGGAGTTTAGGTGGAGGAATAATAGCGGATGCATTGCATGTGTATGTTGCTATGTCTATTTTGGATTCTATTAAATGGGTTTTGATCTTGGGCACAATTATTTTTGCATTTGGTTTATATCCTTTATTTAAATTAAAGCCAACAGTGAAAGCAAAAGAAATAGAAACGAAAAAAGTAGAGAAGGAATTACCGAGCAACTTTAAACGTAATATTACCATTATTGTGCTCTTTGGGTTTGCTAATTTACTCATCGGTACGGGTTCAGGTTTAGTCATTCCCTATTTAAATTTATATTTTTCGAATCGGTTTGATGCATCCAATTCTTACGTTGGATTAATATTATCGCTTGGTTCTGCAATGACGGCAGTTGCTATGCTTATGGGACCCGCACTCGTAAAAAAGGTCGGTCAAGTTCGTGCACTTGTGATTTTTCAACTGCTATCCATTCCGTTTTTATTTCTAACTGGTTATACCACTTCGCTTGTTGTAGCTTCCATTGGATTTTTACTACGACAGGCATTAATGAATGCAGGAAACCCGATTCAAAGTGCCATAGCGATGGATCTTGTACATGATAAATATAAAGGGCTAGCCAACTCGGTAAACCAGATGGTGTTCAATCTAGGTTGGGCAACAATGGGACCAGTATCGACTGGGCTCGTGATGGCATACGGATTTTATTGGGGTTATGCATATACGTTTACAATAACAGGTATTTTATATATTATTGCTTCTACTTATTTTTATATTTTATTTGGAAGAAAGAAAATAGGGACTGTTTGA
- a CDS encoding DUF2178 domain-containing protein, translating into MKIKSISDIPNAIFYPLKSWAEQSTGNWNILIGVGFLLFMGSAIFAYVFYKKIGQDDERTNKIFLKSSYFMLWVIILCDMIFPKDYMWNVFFLFKYALAILAGGIYMAIQYKKDLS; encoded by the coding sequence ATGAAAATTAAGTCTATCTCAGATATCCCTAACGCAATTTTTTACCCTTTAAAGTCCTGGGCTGAACAATCTACAGGAAATTGGAATATTCTCATTGGAGTTGGTTTTTTACTGTTCATGGGTAGTGCGATTTTTGCTTATGTATTTTATAAGAAGATTGGGCAAGACGACGAACGGACAAATAAAATCTTTTTGAAAAGCAGTTACTTTATGCTGTGGGTAATTATTCTATGTGACATGATTTTTCCTAAAGACTATATGTGGAACGTTTTTTTCTTGTTCAAATATGCGCTAGCAATTTTAGCTGGTGGAATTTACATGGCAATCCAATATAAAAAGGATTTGTCGTAA
- a CDS encoding helix-turn-helix transcriptional regulator, translating into MKKDFGDSISNKVYEYRVLARMSQQELAEKVGVSKQTIFVMEKGNYVPTLLLAFRIAEFFNADVNDVFTYEKGNDQNEN; encoded by the coding sequence ATGAAGAAAGATTTTGGTGATTCGATATCAAATAAGGTTTATGAATATCGTGTACTTGCCAGAATGTCTCAGCAAGAATTAGCAGAGAAAGTCGGGGTTTCCAAACAAACCATCTTCGTAATGGAAAAGGGAAATTATGTTCCGACTCTGCTGTTAGCTTTTCGAATTGCCGAATTTTTTAATGCTGATGTAAATGATGTTTTTACTTATGAGAAAGGAAATGATCAAAATGAAAATTAA
- a CDS encoding ABC transporter ATP-binding protein → MSTGKRLYHYALFYKKPIILGLIFLTIAVFADLTGPFIAKRIIDEHITEGSIDLQPILILLSVFFSLTIVTAVFRYFMFINLQVGANRVVQKLRNDVFQHIQTLPIQYFDNLPAGKVVARVTNDTEAIRNLYVQVLSQFATSIISITGVYVALFILNAKMAAMALFVVPIVYVWMIGYRKYASKYNHIVRTKIADLNAMLNESIQGMSIIQAFKREKQMESEFEEMNEEHYRYQKKLLTLDSATAFNLVSVLRSIMFIMFIWYFGSQSMEPNVIVSAGMLYAFVDYTTRLFNPITGIVNQFSQLERSLVAGNRVFGLLDESGETVKDERMDRYEGNVEFQNVSFAYKEKEYVLKNLNFVANKGETVALVGHTGSGKSSIMNLLFRFYDPSKGKILIDGIDITTVPRQTIRDHMGIVLQDPYLFSGTIESNVSLNDSRISREKVEAALEAVGGERVLKNLEKGLDEPVIEKGSTLSSGQRQLVSFARALAFDPAILILDEATSNIDTETEEIIQHAMDVLKKGRTTFIIAHRLSTIKNADRILVLDRGEIVESGTHDELLQLQGRYEQMYKLQAGIPQNV, encoded by the coding sequence ATGAGTACAGGAAAACGACTCTACCATTATGCGTTATTTTATAAAAAACCAATTATCCTTGGTTTAATCTTTTTAACAATTGCAGTGTTTGCAGACTTAACGGGTCCTTTCATTGCAAAGAGAATTATCGATGAGCATATAACAGAAGGATCTATTGATCTACAACCGATACTAATATTATTAAGTGTGTTCTTTAGTTTAACAATTGTAACTGCCGTTTTTAGATATTTTATGTTTATTAATCTACAAGTTGGCGCAAATCGAGTTGTACAAAAGTTGCGTAATGATGTGTTTCAACATATACAAACGTTGCCAATACAATATTTTGATAACTTACCTGCTGGTAAAGTAGTCGCTCGTGTAACAAATGATACAGAGGCAATTCGCAATTTATACGTGCAAGTACTATCACAGTTTGCGACTAGTATTATTTCAATTACCGGCGTGTATGTGGCACTTTTCATATTAAATGCGAAAATGGCTGCAATGGCACTATTTGTTGTTCCAATCGTGTATGTTTGGATGATTGGCTATCGAAAATATGCTTCAAAGTATAATCATATTGTTCGTACAAAAATTGCCGATTTAAATGCGATGTTGAATGAATCGATTCAAGGGATGTCCATTATTCAAGCATTTAAACGAGAAAAGCAAATGGAATCTGAGTTTGAAGAAATGAACGAAGAACATTACCGTTATCAGAAAAAATTACTTACACTGGATTCTGCTACAGCTTTTAACTTAGTTAGTGTACTTCGCTCCATTATGTTTATCATGTTTATCTGGTATTTCGGAAGCCAGTCAATGGAACCGAATGTGATTGTTTCAGCTGGTATGCTCTATGCATTCGTAGATTATACCACTCGATTATTTAATCCGATCACAGGAATTGTCAATCAATTCTCGCAACTGGAGAGATCTCTTGTAGCAGGTAATCGTGTATTCGGCTTACTGGATGAATCAGGAGAGACAGTGAAAGATGAACGGATGGATCGTTACGAAGGAAATGTGGAATTTCAAAATGTTTCTTTTGCTTACAAGGAAAAAGAGTATGTCTTGAAAAATTTAAACTTTGTTGCGAATAAAGGAGAAACGGTGGCACTTGTTGGCCATACAGGGTCAGGTAAAAGTTCGATTATGAACTTATTATTCCGTTTCTATGACCCATCAAAAGGGAAGATTCTTATTGATGGCATTGACATTACGACCGTTCCAAGGCAAACCATTCGAGATCATATGGGAATTGTATTACAAGATCCCTATTTATTCTCTGGAACCATTGAGTCAAACGTGAGCTTAAACGATTCAAGGATCTCCCGTGAGAAAGTAGAAGCCGCTTTGGAAGCGGTTGGTGGAGAACGAGTCCTTAAGAATCTTGAAAAAGGATTGGATGAACCTGTTATTGAGAAGGGGAGCACATTATCCTCTGGTCAAAGACAGTTAGTTTCTTTTGCAAGAGCCCTTGCATTTGATCCGGCAATTCTTATATTAGATGAAGCTACTTCCAATATCGATACAGAAACAGAAGAAATCATTCAACATGCAATGGATGTATTGAAAAAGGGCAGAACTACTTTTATCATTGCACATCGACTTTCTACTATTAAAAATGCCGATCGTATTTTAGTATTAGATCGTGGAGAAATTGTAGAGAGCGGCACTCATGATGAGTTGTTACAACTACAAGGACGCTATGAACAAATGTATAAATTACAAGCAGGAATACCCCAAAACGTGTAA
- a CDS encoding ABC transporter ATP-binding protein produces the protein MFSVLFKLQWFFKDHWKRYTVAVSLLIVASTFEVLPPWIVGGAIDTITMGKMTSESLMQYVMYFVGIIIVGYGLNFVWQYQLFGGSITIERILRSKLNRKFLSMTPTFYEKNRTGDLMARATNDLNAVATTAGFGIMTLIDSTMYMAALILAMGFIISWKLTIFAILPIPVLAFIMQYLGKIIHEKYMVSQDAFGDLNDRVLESIAGVRVIRAYVQERADEKKFADMSEEVYEKNMVVERIDALFGPITKVGTGISYVVALGYGSYLVSIGDMTVGNLITFNVYLGMAIWPMFAIGELINVMQRGNASLDRVHETLDYEADVKDPVSPIHLNEVTSIGFEEVGFQYPLSQVKNLQNLRVNLQKGQTLGIVGKTGSGKTTFMKQLLREYPIGAGQLTIGDIAISDQTKDQVLEWIGYVPQDHVLFSRTIRQNILFGKEDATEEDLEEAIRLAHFQNDLMNLPMGLETLVGEKGVSLSGGQKQRVSIARALIKNPEILLLDDSLSAVDAKTEAKIIENIQNERSGKTTIITTHRLSGIQHADHIIVLDEGLIVEEGTHEELLVQNGWYKEQYDRQQLEGVSS, from the coding sequence ATGTTTTCTGTTTTATTTAAATTGCAATGGTTTTTTAAAGATCATTGGAAGCGATATACTGTCGCTGTAAGTTTACTGATTGTAGCAAGTACATTTGAAGTGTTACCACCGTGGATCGTTGGAGGAGCAATAGACACGATTACGATGGGGAAAATGACATCTGAATCGTTAATGCAATATGTCATGTATTTTGTAGGAATTATCATTGTGGGTTATGGATTGAACTTTGTTTGGCAATACCAATTATTTGGTGGCTCTATTACAATTGAGCGTATATTACGTTCCAAGTTAAATCGAAAATTTTTAAGTATGACGCCAACTTTTTATGAAAAAAATCGTACGGGCGATTTAATGGCACGTGCTACGAACGATTTAAACGCAGTTGCAACAACAGCTGGCTTTGGAATTATGACCTTGATCGATTCAACGATGTATATGGCTGCGCTTATACTTGCGATGGGTTTTATTATTTCATGGAAGTTAACGATTTTCGCAATTTTACCAATACCAGTTTTAGCATTTATCATGCAATATTTAGGGAAAATCATTCACGAGAAATATATGGTTTCACAAGATGCATTTGGTGATTTGAATGACCGAGTATTAGAATCCATTGCTGGTGTTCGCGTTATTCGTGCATATGTACAAGAACGAGCAGATGAAAAGAAATTTGCTGATATGAGTGAAGAAGTGTATGAAAAAAATATGGTTGTGGAACGAATTGATGCTCTATTTGGTCCTATTACAAAAGTAGGAACTGGTATCAGTTATGTAGTTGCTTTAGGTTATGGTTCTTATCTAGTGTCTATAGGAGACATGACTGTTGGGAACTTAATCACATTTAACGTTTACTTAGGGATGGCTATTTGGCCGATGTTTGCTATTGGGGAATTAATCAATGTAATGCAACGTGGAAATGCATCGCTTGATCGGGTGCACGAAACGCTAGATTATGAGGCAGATGTGAAAGATCCTGTCAGTCCGATTCATTTGAATGAAGTTACATCAATTGGATTTGAAGAGGTTGGATTCCAATATCCTTTATCGCAAGTGAAAAATCTTCAAAATCTCCGAGTGAACCTTCAAAAAGGTCAAACGCTTGGGATTGTTGGGAAAACCGGATCTGGAAAAACGACATTTATGAAACAATTATTAAGGGAATATCCAATTGGAGCTGGTCAACTAACGATTGGAGATATCGCAATTTCGGATCAAACAAAAGATCAAGTTTTAGAATGGATTGGATATGTTCCACAAGATCATGTTTTATTCTCTAGAACCATTCGCCAAAATATCCTTTTTGGTAAAGAGGATGCGACGGAAGAGGATCTGGAGGAGGCAATTCGACTAGCTCATTTCCAAAATGACTTGATGAATTTACCGATGGGGTTAGAAACATTAGTTGGAGAAAAAGGTGTCTCTTTATCCGGAGGACAAAAGCAACGTGTTTCAATTGCTCGAGCACTTATTAAAAATCCAGAAATTTTACTGTTAGATGATTCGCTTTCTGCAGTAGACGCAAAAACGGAAGCAAAAATTATTGAAAATATACAAAATGAACGTAGTGGTAAGACAACAATTATTACGACGCATCGATTATCTGGAATTCAACACGCTGATCATATTATCGTTTTGGATGAGGGACTAATTGTGGAAGAAGGTACTCATGAGGAACTTCTTGTGCAAAATGGTTGGTATAAAGAGCAATACGATCGTCAACAGCTTGAGGGGGTGTCGTCATGA